Proteins from a genomic interval of Gossypium hirsutum isolate 1008001.06 chromosome A09, Gossypium_hirsutum_v2.1, whole genome shotgun sequence:
- the LOC121203251 gene encoding wall-associated receptor kinase-like 9, translating into MGFQSADYFILLLLFLFLLCPILQAAESQEPACGKEVCGNITIPSPFGIDSSCYTHSWFRVTCNSTRNGKRPSINVNGIDLEVLDSIYSDAILISNPVTYINCERISEASVSVNLSGTPFFFSSDKNIFGSVGCGNLATVLSNEADSLGGCVQPRCDHGASESGCFTGIAGNFTSYTVNMTAMYPDSNRCASAFIFSVYSFSSAYPLPNGINFGTRHVPAVLSWNSTYCGDGGQSRAVTSIAWLSFFFF; encoded by the coding sequence ATGGGTTTTCAGTCAGCGGATTACTTCATCCTTCTACTCCTCTTCCTGTTCCTGTTATGCCCAATTTTACAAGCAGCAGAATCTCAAGAACCTGCCTGTGGTAAAGAAGTATGTGGGAATATTACAATTCCATCGCCTTTTGGAATCGATAGCAGCTGCTATACTCATTCTTGGTTTAGAGTAACTTGCAATTCGACCCGTAATGGGAAAAGGCCATCCATAAACGTAAATGGCATCGATCTGGAGGTGCTTGATTCCATATATTCAGACGCCATTCTCATCAGTAATCCGGTTACTTATATTAATTGTGAACGTATAAGCGAGGCTAGTGTGAGTGTGAATCTCTCAGGCACTCCCTTTTTCTTCTCAAGTGACAAAAATATTTTCGGGTCAGTAGGTTGCGGAAATTTGGCAACTGTTTTAAGTAACGAAGCTGATTCACTTGGCGGCTGCGTTCAACCAAGGTGTGACCATGGTGCTTCTGAATCTGGCTGCTTTACTGGAATTGCTGGAAATTTCACTTCCTATACTGTAAACATGACAGCCATGTATCCTGACAGCAACAGATGCGCATCTGCTTTCATCTTTAGCGTGTACTCATTCAGTAGTGCTTACCCATTACCCAATGGCATCAATTTTGGAACAAGGCATGTTCCCGCCGTACTCAGCTGGAATTCCACCTATTGCGGTGACGGAGGTCAGTCACGCGCTGTCACTTCAATTGCTTggctttcatttttcttcttttaa
- the LOC107888615 gene encoding wall-associated receptor kinase-like 1, producing MEYVQSPQRKQKIMLRQKYFKRNGGLLLQQHLSSNEGNVEKIKLFTSKEMEKATDYYNENRILGQGGQGTVYKGMLIDGSIVAIKKSKMVEGKKFDEKKVEQFINEVIILSQINHRNVVKLLGCCLEAEVPLLVYEFIPNGTLYDLIHNQNEELSLTWEMRLRIAIEIANALFYLLSAASAPIYHRDIKSSNILLDGKYRAKVSDFGTSRSVALEQTHLTTRVQGTFGYMDPEYFRSSQFTEKSDVYSFGVVLIELLTGQKPISVEQSEPVRSLVSYFLDSMQENSLFNILDPVVVKDGPEQEIIVVALLAKRCLNLIGKKRPTMKQVAMELEFIKASGGNVIGECGDEESEIDDMIQSWETNPSSSMSRTITTNSVTFPLNSSF from the coding sequence ATGGAGTATGTACAAAGCcctcaaagaaaacaaaaaatcatGCTGAGGCAGAAATACTTCAAAAGGAATGGAGGTTTGTTACTGCAACAACATTTGTCTAGCAATGAAGGTAatgttgaaaaaattaaattgtttaccTCAAAAGAGATGGAAAAGGCAACGGATTATTATAATGAGAACCGAATTCTTGGTCAAGGAGGTCAAGGGACTGTTTATAAAGGAATGCTAATAGATGGAAGCATTGTGGCTATTAAGAAATCCAAAATGGTGGAAGgaaagaaatttgatgaaaagaagGTTGAACAGTTCATTAATGAGGTGATAATTTTATCTCAAATTAATCACAGGAATGTGGTTAAGCTTTTAGGGTGTTGTTTAGAAGCTGAAGTTCCTCTATTGGTGTATGAGTTCATCCCAAATGGTACATTATACGATCTCATTCATAACCAAAATGAAGAATTATCATTGACATGGGAAATGCGTTTACGAATTGCGATTGAAATTGCCAACGCCTTGTTCTATTTGCTTTCAGCTGCTTCTGCTCCTATTTATCACCGAGACATCAAATCTAGTAACATACTTTTGGATGGTAAATATAGGGCAAAAGTTTCAGATTTTGGAACTTCAAGATCAGTTGCACTTGAACAAACACATCTAACCACTCGGGTCCAAGGAACTTTTGGATACATGGATCCCGAATATTTTCGATCAAGTCAATTTACAGAGAAGAGTGATGTTTATAGCTTTGGAGTTGTTCTTATTGAGCTTTTAACAGGACAAAAACCTATCTCCGTGGAACAATCAGAGCCAGTGAGAAGCTTGGTATCTTATTTTTTGGATTCAATGCAGGAGAATTCCTTGTTTAACATTCTTGATCCAGTGGTAGTAAAGGATGGTCCAGAACAGGAGATTATAGTTGTGGCTCTGCTAGCAAAAAGATGCTTGAATCTTATTGGAAAGAAAAGACCCACCATGAAACAAGTAGCAATGGAGCTAGAGTTTATTAAAGCTTCTGGTGGAAATGTTATTGGAGAATGTGGTGATGAAGAATCTGAAATAGATGACATGATCCAATCATGGGAGACCAATCCTAGTAGTTCAATGTCCAGGACAATTACAACCAACAGCGTAACTTTTCCATTAAATTCATCTTTCTAG